One Terriglobales bacterium genomic window carries:
- a CDS encoding PilN domain-containing protein, producing the protein MIRINLLGVTKPKKGKRAPAMAMEGAEGGRGGLFVGLILLGLFAAGNYYYYHRLDSQTTALNQQLAHERAEGQRLADVKAKWEEKEAQYENAQRRVCIINDLKSAQTGPVTLLTQVADTVNMTDGVWLRSMQDQGGAIELKGNGLSVHAIANFMADLQKSGAFTRVEIKEAFQDESVKDMQVFVFTLDCDKAPPAPQPGQQGQQQQAECAKLLQKS; encoded by the coding sequence ATGATCCGCATCAACCTTTTGGGCGTCACCAAACCGAAGAAGGGCAAGCGCGCTCCCGCGATGGCCATGGAGGGAGCGGAGGGCGGCCGCGGCGGCCTGTTCGTGGGGCTGATCCTGCTGGGCCTGTTCGCCGCCGGCAACTACTACTACTACCACCGTCTGGACTCGCAGACCACCGCGCTCAACCAGCAGTTGGCCCACGAGCGGGCCGAGGGCCAGCGGCTGGCCGACGTCAAGGCCAAGTGGGAGGAGAAAGAGGCCCAGTACGAGAACGCCCAGCGCCGGGTCTGCATCATCAACGACCTCAAGTCGGCACAGACCGGGCCCGTCACCCTGCTCACCCAGGTGGCGGACACGGTCAACATGACCGACGGCGTGTGGCTGCGCTCCATGCAGGACCAGGGCGGCGCCATCGAGCTCAAGGGCAACGGGCTGAGCGTGCACGCCATCGCCAACTTCATGGCCGACCTGCAGAAGTCCGGGGCCTTTACCCGGGTCGAGATCAAAGAGGCCTTCCAGGACGAGAGCGTGAAGGACATGCAGGTCTTCGTCTTCACCCTGGACTGCGACAAGGCCCCACCGGCCCCGCAGCCGGGACAGCAGGGACAGCAGCAACAGGCCGAATGCGCCAAGCTGCTGCAGAAATCTTAA
- the pilO gene encoding type 4a pilus biogenesis protein PilO, with amino-acid sequence MKMSAGAQIGIFLLIAVLGTGAWYWFLDRPVMDINAKLQSDIAAKQAENAQLRQYEPKLAQLTQLIAGLQQQLEIEKKIVPDTKDADQFMHLIQDNASGAGIDVRGLEAQTVNDKGFYSEVPFNLQIDGSFYGVLSFLEAMSKSERIVNISNLQMASVKTPVDAKAKRSGYEYGPNESVIATCVATTFYSHEAAPAPKGGKPGAGGAGVRR; translated from the coding sequence ATGAAAATGTCAGCCGGAGCGCAGATTGGGATCTTCCTCCTGATCGCCGTGCTTGGGACGGGGGCCTGGTACTGGTTCCTGGATCGGCCGGTCATGGACATCAACGCCAAGCTGCAGAGCGACATCGCCGCCAAGCAGGCGGAGAACGCCCAGCTCCGGCAGTACGAGCCCAAGCTGGCGCAGCTCACTCAGTTGATCGCTGGCCTGCAGCAGCAACTGGAGATCGAGAAGAAGATCGTTCCTGACACCAAGGACGCCGACCAGTTCATGCACCTCATCCAGGACAACGCCTCCGGAGCCGGCATCGACGTGCGCGGCCTGGAAGCGCAGACGGTCAACGACAAGGGCTTCTACAGCGAGGTCCCCTTCAACCTGCAGATCGACGGCAGCTTCTACGGGGTGCTGAGCTTCCTGGAGGCCATGTCCAAGTCGGAACGCATCGTCAACATCTCCAACCTGCAGATGGCCTCCGTCAAGACGCCGGTGGACGCCAAGGCCAAGCGGAGCGGCTACGAGTACGGACCCAACGAGAGCGTGATCGCGACCTGCGTCGCCACCACCTTCTACAGTCACGAGGCTGCGCCCGCCCCCAAGGGCGGCAAGCCCGGGGCGGGCGGGGCAGGGGTGCGCAGGTAA
- the pilQ gene encoding type IV pilus secretin PilQ translates to MRLKHTLGILLPLLLLGSAAAAAGTHLTNVGVVQQNGATIVTLSASGAFTHTEYRPSENLLLVDLAGVSADQLDGQARTLNAPGVVSYRILGYRGATGSDVARLELTLAPGTEVHLSESEGGLAVRLQPTAAAATGVPAVTATHAKRPAAPVSAPSADPASASAAAKTITIRKLAMVRGQSGMDLEITATGPLAPRVSKLTGPDRLVLDVPNAVPAAARTLPVHSDTVKDVRMARFQSKPPVTRIVVDLAHAQDYSLVPEGNRLTVQLHAPGSIASEPANSAPATAADAVPAASAPAAEAAPASPPAPAATEAAGPAAPTTAAAAATDKKASDFLFVEPTFQNKAEGSDSKPAPVDPPARAVDAAAKFATPQPEIPLSANASMSPQPAMNLALQQQTQAAAGGTTPAAKPRYTGEPISVNLKDVDIKDFFRLIHDISGLNVVLDPAVHGQLTIVLDDVPWDQALDIVLQNNGLDRQLEGNVLRIATVDTLRREADAKRAQIEAQRLAVDTVTVTRFLSYAHAEDVVPTIKKFLSQRGDLVADKRTNALIISDIPSVFPQVDALLAKLDRKTQEVEIEARVVAATRSFARDIGTQLGFGWGNGVSAVGGASSVGSSPITVTGLSPSYITTGAGGTSGSSIPLFSNLPAGTGTNPATSGLSFLNATNNYRLDFILTMAETRGLLKILSRPRVVTQNNIQAVVKQGVRVPIVTAAQLGGPPTVTYVDAFLRLTVTPQITAENTIFLNVDVENTTPDFSRTISGNPTLVTQQATTQVLITDGGTVVIGGVIQTQNSVNISQVPLLGNIPVFGNVFKRRTVTTSTQELIFFITPKIIQT, encoded by the coding sequence ATGAGGCTAAAGCATACGCTGGGGATTCTCTTACCGCTGCTCCTGCTGGGCTCGGCGGCAGCGGCTGCCGGTACGCACCTGACGAACGTGGGCGTGGTTCAGCAGAACGGCGCCACCATCGTCACCCTTTCCGCGTCCGGCGCCTTCACGCACACCGAGTATCGTCCCTCGGAGAACCTCCTGCTGGTGGATCTGGCGGGGGTTTCGGCCGACCAGCTGGACGGACAGGCGCGCACGCTGAACGCTCCGGGAGTGGTGTCGTACCGCATCCTGGGCTATCGCGGCGCCACCGGCTCCGACGTGGCGCGGCTGGAGCTCACCCTGGCTCCCGGCACCGAAGTCCACCTGAGCGAGAGCGAGGGTGGCTTGGCGGTGCGCCTGCAGCCCACGGCGGCTGCCGCTACGGGTGTGCCCGCGGTGACCGCCACCCACGCCAAGCGCCCGGCGGCTCCAGTCTCCGCTCCCAGCGCGGACCCGGCCTCGGCCTCGGCGGCGGCGAAGACCATCACCATCCGCAAGCTGGCGATGGTCCGCGGCCAGAGCGGCATGGATCTCGAGATCACCGCCACCGGCCCCCTGGCCCCCAGGGTCAGCAAGCTGACCGGGCCCGACCGCCTGGTGCTGGATGTCCCCAACGCCGTCCCTGCGGCCGCGCGCACCCTCCCCGTGCATAGCGACACGGTCAAGGACGTGCGCATGGCGCGCTTCCAGAGCAAGCCGCCGGTGACCCGCATCGTGGTGGACCTGGCCCACGCCCAGGACTATTCCCTGGTGCCGGAAGGCAATCGCCTGACCGTGCAACTGCACGCGCCAGGCAGCATTGCCAGTGAGCCGGCGAACAGCGCCCCGGCGACTGCGGCGGACGCGGTTCCTGCGGCCAGCGCCCCGGCGGCAGAAGCGGCACCGGCCAGCCCGCCGGCGCCCGCTGCCACGGAAGCGGCGGGGCCCGCTGCCCCGACGACCGCCGCGGCGGCAGCCACCGACAAGAAGGCCAGCGACTTCCTCTTTGTCGAACCCACCTTCCAGAACAAGGCGGAAGGCTCCGACAGCAAGCCCGCTCCGGTGGACCCGCCGGCGCGTGCGGTGGACGCTGCCGCCAAGTTCGCCACTCCGCAGCCGGAGATCCCGCTGAGCGCCAACGCCAGCATGAGTCCGCAGCCGGCCATGAACCTGGCCCTGCAGCAGCAGACCCAGGCGGCGGCCGGCGGGACCACCCCGGCTGCCAAGCCCCGCTACACGGGGGAACCCATCTCCGTCAACCTGAAGGACGTGGACATCAAGGACTTCTTCCGCCTGATCCACGACATCAGTGGGCTCAACGTGGTGCTGGATCCTGCGGTGCACGGCCAGCTCACCATCGTGCTCGACGATGTGCCCTGGGACCAGGCCTTGGACATCGTGCTGCAGAACAACGGCCTTGACCGGCAGTTGGAGGGCAACGTTCTGCGCATCGCCACCGTCGACACCCTGCGCCGGGAAGCCGACGCCAAGCGCGCCCAGATCGAGGCCCAGCGCCTGGCCGTGGACACGGTCACGGTCACCCGCTTCCTCAGCTACGCCCATGCTGAGGACGTGGTGCCCACCATCAAGAAGTTCCTCTCCCAGCGCGGCGACCTGGTGGCCGACAAGCGCACCAACGCCCTCATCATCTCCGACATCCCCTCGGTCTTCCCGCAGGTGGATGCCCTGCTGGCCAAGCTGGACCGCAAGACCCAGGAGGTAGAGATCGAGGCCCGGGTGGTCGCCGCTACCCGCAGCTTCGCCCGCGACATCGGCACCCAGTTGGGCTTCGGCTGGGGCAACGGGGTCAGCGCTGTGGGCGGCGCCAGTTCAGTCGGCTCCTCCCCCATCACCGTGACCGGGCTGAGTCCCTCCTACATCACGACCGGCGCGGGCGGCACGAGCGGCTCCTCCATCCCGCTGTTCAGCAACCTGCCCGCCGGCACCGGCACCAACCCGGCCACCAGCGGCCTCAGCTTCCTCAACGCCACCAACAACTACCGCCTGGACTTCATTCTCACCATGGCGGAGACGCGCGGCTTGCTGAAGATCCTGTCGCGGCCCCGCGTGGTCACCCAGAACAACATCCAGGCGGTGGTCAAGCAGGGCGTGCGCGTGCCCATCGTGACCGCGGCCCAGTTGGGCGGGCCGCCCACCGTCACCTACGTGGACGCCTTCCTGCGCCTTACGGTGACCCCGCAGATCACCGCGGAGAACACCATCTTCCTGAACGTGGACGTGGAAAACACCACCCCCGACTTCAGCCGCACGATTTCGGGCAACCCCACCTTGGTGACCCAGCAGGCGACCACGCAGGTGCTGATCACCGACGGTGGTACGGTGGTGATCGGCGGCGTGATTCAGACCCAGAACTCGGTCAACATCAGCCAGGTGCCGCTGCTGGGCAACATCCCGGTCTTCGGCAACGTCTTCAAGCGGCGCACGGTCACTACCTCGACCCAGGAGCTGATCTTCTTCATCACCCCGAAGATCATCCAGACCTAG
- a CDS encoding aminopeptidase P family protein has product MDYPRRQAALRHAMQLCRTSGLLVTHLANIRYLCGFTGSAGVLACKREHSPGGGKLAFFTDGRYAEQAREEVQGVRVCIAKGSALAAAMSWLDGVSPIGVEAEHMSLAQREAAAAGKRPRSRLKPLAGFVERLRMVKEEEEVEQIEAAVVLASSLFEGLLPSILPGVAESRVAAELEYAARRAGAQGMSFETILAAGARSSLPHGRASSQPIPNKGFVVLDFGVILSGYCSDMTRTLYLGKPTPRALGMYEAVREAQQAAVQEVRPGVLAGQVDAAARRVLQRSGWGRYFTHSTGHGVGLEIHEPPRLGRGEKEPLQAGMVITVEPGVYVPGEGGVRIEDMVAVTTEGCRVLTPTTKELITL; this is encoded by the coding sequence ATGGACTACCCACGCCGCCAGGCTGCGCTCCGCCACGCCATGCAGCTCTGCCGTACCTCGGGGCTGCTGGTCACGCATCTGGCCAACATTCGCTACCTGTGCGGCTTCACCGGCAGCGCCGGCGTCCTCGCCTGCAAGCGGGAGCACTCCCCTGGGGGAGGCAAACTGGCCTTCTTCACCGATGGCCGCTACGCCGAGCAAGCCCGCGAAGAGGTCCAGGGCGTACGCGTCTGCATCGCCAAGGGCTCGGCCCTGGCGGCGGCCATGTCGTGGCTGGACGGGGTGAGTCCCATCGGCGTCGAGGCCGAGCACATGAGCCTCGCCCAGCGCGAGGCGGCGGCCGCCGGCAAGCGCCCGCGCTCGCGCCTCAAGCCGCTCGCCGGCTTCGTGGAGCGTCTGCGCATGGTCAAGGAGGAGGAAGAGGTGGAGCAGATCGAGGCGGCGGTGGTGCTGGCCTCCAGCCTGTTCGAGGGCCTGCTCCCCTCCATCCTTCCCGGGGTGGCCGAGTCCCGGGTGGCGGCCGAGCTGGAGTACGCCGCGCGGCGCGCCGGCGCCCAGGGGATGTCCTTTGAGACCATCCTGGCGGCGGGCGCGCGCTCCTCCCTCCCCCACGGCCGGGCTTCCTCGCAACCTATTCCAAACAAGGGATTTGTCGTCCTCGACTTCGGTGTTATACTTTCCGGCTATTGTTCAGATATGACCCGCACTCTGTACCTGGGCAAGCCCACGCCGCGGGCCCTGGGGATGTACGAGGCGGTGCGGGAGGCGCAGCAGGCTGCTGTGCAAGAGGTACGGCCAGGGGTCCTGGCGGGGCAGGTGGATGCGGCCGCCCGCCGGGTGCTGCAGCGCTCCGGCTGGGGCAGATACTTCACCCATTCCACCGGGCACGGGGTGGGGCTGGAGATCCACGAGCCGCCGCGCCTGGGGAGGGGCGAGAAAGAGCCGCTCCAGGCCGGCATGGTGATCACGGTGGAGCCCGGCGTCTATGTCCCCGGCGAGGGTGGGGTTCGCATTGAGGATATGGTGGCGGTCACCACCGAGGGCTGCCGGGTGCTGACCCCGACCACCAAGGAACTGATTACGCTGTAG
- the accB gene encoding acetyl-CoA carboxylase biotin carboxyl carrier protein has product MNQKELKELIEFLIEKDIAEFELERGDVKVRIKRGAAEQPEPRYVHLPAVPAVPAPEFHPVAAALTSAAAPAPAAAKAAEEDGLHMINSPIVGTFYEAPSPGAPPFVKAGDAVDAGQVLCIIEAMKLMNEIESDIAGEIVKKLVSNGQPVEYGQPLFAIRPRA; this is encoded by the coding sequence ATGAACCAAAAAGAGCTGAAAGAACTCATCGAGTTTCTCATCGAGAAAGACATCGCCGAGTTCGAGCTGGAACGCGGCGACGTCAAGGTGCGCATCAAGCGCGGCGCGGCGGAGCAGCCCGAGCCCCGCTACGTCCACCTGCCGGCGGTGCCCGCCGTCCCCGCGCCCGAGTTCCATCCCGTGGCCGCGGCGCTCACTTCCGCGGCCGCTCCCGCGCCGGCCGCAGCCAAGGCGGCGGAGGAAGACGGCCTGCACATGATCAACTCCCCCATCGTGGGCACCTTCTACGAGGCCCCCTCGCCGGGGGCGCCCCCCTTCGTCAAGGCCGGGGACGCGGTCGACGCCGGGCAGGTGCTGTGTATCATCGAAGCCATGAAGCTGATGAACGAGATCGAGTCCGACATCGCCGGCGAGATCGTCAAGAAGCTGGTGAGCAACGGGCAGCCGGTGGAGTACGGCCAGCCCCTGTTCGCCATCCGGCCGCGTGCCTGA
- the accC gene encoding acetyl-CoA carboxylase biotin carboxylase subunit yields the protein MFKKILIANRGEIALRVICACKELGIKTVAIYSEADRHSLHVRFADEAICIGPPRLAESYLNIPAVISAAEIANVEAIHPGYGLLSENANFAEVCETCHIKFIGPPPSVTRLMGEKEKARVAMKQSGVPILPGSEGVLQNESEALEWARQIGFPVIVKASAGGGGRGMRVIRSQGELTNLFLAAQSEAAAAFGNGDLYMEKFIERPRHIEFQVLADAHGHVVSLGERECSIQRRHQKLLEESPSVAVTPELRREIGEKLEATLARIGYVNAGTVEFLMDEERKLHFIEMNTRIQVEHPVTEMVTGIDLVKSQVLLAAGEKLAAVLPGKIEHRGHALECRINAEHPEKFTPSAGKISAFHVPGGTGVRVDTAAYAEGVIPPYYDSLIAKLITHGKDREEAVSRMARALGMFIVEGIYTSIPLHQRIMADADFRAGRLDTKFMERFLQPAPEAVPR from the coding sequence ATGTTCAAGAAGATCCTCATCGCGAACCGCGGCGAGATCGCCCTGCGCGTGATCTGCGCCTGCAAGGAGTTGGGCATCAAGACGGTGGCCATCTACAGCGAGGCCGACCGCCACAGCCTGCACGTGCGGTTCGCTGACGAGGCCATCTGCATCGGCCCGCCCCGGCTGGCCGAGAGCTACCTCAACATCCCCGCCGTCATCAGCGCCGCCGAGATCGCCAACGTGGAGGCCATCCATCCCGGCTACGGCCTGCTCAGCGAGAACGCCAACTTCGCTGAGGTCTGCGAGACCTGCCACATCAAGTTCATCGGCCCGCCTCCGTCGGTGACCCGCCTGATGGGCGAGAAGGAGAAGGCGCGCGTGGCCATGAAACAGAGCGGCGTGCCCATCCTGCCCGGCTCCGAGGGGGTGCTGCAGAACGAGAGCGAGGCCCTGGAGTGGGCCCGGCAGATCGGCTTTCCGGTGATCGTGAAGGCCTCGGCGGGAGGCGGGGGGCGCGGCATGCGCGTCATCCGCTCCCAGGGGGAACTTACCAACCTCTTCCTGGCCGCGCAGTCGGAGGCCGCGGCCGCCTTCGGCAACGGCGACCTCTACATGGAGAAGTTCATCGAGCGCCCCCGGCACATCGAATTCCAGGTGCTGGCCGACGCCCACGGCCACGTGGTCAGCCTGGGAGAGCGCGAGTGCTCCATCCAGCGCCGCCACCAGAAGCTGCTGGAGGAGTCGCCCTCGGTGGCGGTCACCCCGGAATTGCGCCGCGAGATCGGCGAGAAGCTGGAGGCCACCCTGGCCCGCATCGGCTACGTCAACGCCGGCACCGTCGAGTTCCTCATGGACGAAGAGCGCAAGCTCCACTTCATCGAGATGAACACCCGCATCCAGGTGGAGCATCCCGTCACCGAGATGGTCACCGGCATCGACCTGGTCAAGTCGCAGGTGCTGCTCGCGGCGGGAGAGAAGCTGGCGGCGGTGCTGCCCGGGAAGATCGAGCATCGCGGCCATGCCCTGGAGTGCCGCATCAACGCCGAGCACCCCGAGAAGTTCACTCCCTCGGCGGGTAAGATCTCGGCCTTCCACGTTCCCGGAGGCACCGGAGTGCGGGTGGATACCGCCGCCTACGCCGAAGGCGTCATCCCGCCCTACTACGACTCCCTCATCGCCAAGCTGATCACCCACGGCAAGGACCGCGAGGAAGCGGTCTCGCGCATGGCCCGCGCCCTGGGGATGTTCATCGTGGAGGGCATCTACACCAGCATCCCCCTGCATCAGCGCATCATGGCCGACGCCGACTTCCGCGCCGGCCGCCTCGACACCAAGTTCATGGAGCGCTTCCTGCAGCCCGCGCCCGAGGCGGTGCCGCGGTGA
- the thiE gene encoding thiamine phosphate synthase, protein MSAPSPRETQLAATGLLPRLYAIVDASAFAEEKDEARQAARLLSFAQELLAAGATLLQYRNKTGNARRVLDGARALRRLSEGKARLLLNDRADLCLAAGCDGVHLGQDDLSAEGARRILGDRLWVGVSAHSVEQVKEADRTPVDYIAVGPVFATASKERPDPVIGLEGVRSARSATGKPLVAIGGITRANCRSVIEAGADSVAVIADLRAEPRRAVEEFLRILR, encoded by the coding sequence GTGAGCGCCCCCTCGCCTCGCGAGACACAACTGGCGGCTACCGGACTGCTGCCCCGTCTCTACGCCATCGTGGATGCCTCCGCCTTCGCGGAAGAGAAGGATGAAGCCCGGCAAGCGGCCCGCCTTCTCAGCTTCGCCCAGGAATTGCTGGCGGCCGGAGCTACGCTGCTGCAGTATCGCAACAAGACCGGGAATGCGCGGCGTGTGCTGGACGGCGCCCGCGCCTTGCGCCGCCTCAGCGAAGGCAAGGCCCGCCTCCTCCTCAACGACCGCGCCGACCTCTGCCTGGCGGCGGGGTGCGACGGCGTCCATCTCGGCCAGGACGACCTGTCGGCGGAGGGCGCCCGCCGTATCCTCGGAGATCGGCTCTGGGTGGGCGTTTCCGCGCATTCGGTTGAGCAGGTGAAAGAGGCGGACCGTACCCCGGTGGACTATATCGCCGTCGGGCCCGTTTTCGCCACCGCCAGCAAGGAGCGGCCCGACCCGGTGATCGGGCTGGAGGGCGTGCGCTCCGCCCGCAGCGCCACCGGCAAGCCGCTGGTGGCCATCGGGGGCATCACCCGCGCCAACTGCCGCTCTGTGATCGAGGCGGGCGCGGATTCGGTGGCCGTCATCGCCGACCTGCGGGCGGAGCCCCGCCGGGCGGTGGAGGAATTTCTCCGCATCTTGCGGTGA
- a CDS encoding amino acid permease has translation MSTDVQAVRAAVPEQELVKGLGLTSATTLVMGSMIGSGIFIVSAEIAREVSSPALLLAAWLVTGFMTITGALAYGELAAMMPRAGGQYVFLRESLGPLWGFLYGWTFFLVIQTGTIAAVGVAFGKFLGYFFPSVSSSNWILHFWKAPAIHIGPMVLGNMDVGLNTQNLVAILMVVFLSVLNIFGIRLGALVQNIFTIAKAAALLGLVAVGFAIGRNPQAMAANFSDFWHNAGLGARHLLQVGSGGPIVLVGTIAIVAVAQTGSLFSADAWNNVTFTAAEVRNPRRNLPLALALGTGIVIALYVLTNVVYLYVLPLAGDPNGATVLARGIQYAAEDRVGTAAMQQMFGSAGGALMAVAILISTFGCNNGLILAGARVYYAMAKDGLFFLRAVGKVHPRYHTPVVSLMVQMVWTCVLCLSGSYGQLLDYIIFAVLVFYILTIAGLFVLRRTHPQAERPYKAFGYPLLPGVYILMALYIDLVLLRFKPQYTWPGLIIVLLGIPVYFVWTRWAGKGSAPAAAD, from the coding sequence GTGAGCACCGACGTCCAAGCCGTGCGCGCCGCCGTTCCCGAGCAGGAGCTGGTCAAAGGCCTGGGCCTGACCAGCGCCACCACCCTGGTCATGGGATCCATGATCGGGTCGGGGATCTTCATCGTCTCCGCCGAGATCGCCCGCGAGGTGAGCTCGCCGGCCCTGCTGCTGGCCGCCTGGCTGGTCACCGGCTTCATGACCATCACCGGCGCCCTGGCCTATGGTGAGCTGGCCGCCATGATGCCCCGCGCCGGCGGCCAATACGTCTTCCTGCGCGAGTCGCTGGGACCGCTCTGGGGCTTCCTCTACGGCTGGACTTTCTTCCTGGTCATCCAGACCGGCACCATCGCCGCCGTGGGGGTCGCCTTCGGCAAGTTCCTGGGTTACTTCTTTCCCTCCGTCTCCTCGAGCAACTGGATCCTGCACTTCTGGAAGGCGCCCGCCATCCACATCGGCCCCATGGTGCTGGGCAACATGGACGTCGGGCTCAATACCCAGAACCTGGTCGCCATCCTGATGGTGGTCTTTCTTTCGGTGTTGAATATCTTCGGGATCAGGCTGGGGGCGCTGGTGCAGAACATCTTCACCATCGCCAAGGCGGCGGCGCTCCTCGGTCTGGTGGCGGTGGGCTTCGCCATCGGGCGCAACCCCCAGGCCATGGCCGCCAACTTCTCCGACTTCTGGCACAACGCCGGCCTGGGCGCCCGTCACCTGCTGCAGGTGGGCAGCGGCGGCCCCATCGTGCTGGTGGGCACCATCGCCATCGTGGCGGTGGCGCAGACGGGCTCGCTGTTCTCCGCCGACGCCTGGAACAACGTCACCTTCACCGCCGCCGAGGTGCGCAATCCCAGGCGCAATCTGCCCCTGGCCCTGGCCCTGGGCACCGGCATCGTCATCGCCCTCTATGTGCTGACCAACGTCGTGTACCTGTACGTTCTGCCCCTGGCGGGCGATCCTAACGGGGCCACCGTACTGGCCCGCGGCATCCAGTACGCCGCCGAGGACCGCGTGGGCACCGCCGCTATGCAGCAGATGTTCGGCTCCGCCGGCGGCGCCCTCATGGCGGTGGCGATCCTCATCTCCACCTTCGGCTGCAACAACGGGCTGATCCTGGCGGGGGCGCGCGTCTACTACGCCATGGCCAAGGACGGCCTTTTCTTCCTGCGCGCGGTGGGCAAGGTCCATCCCCGCTACCACACCCCGGTGGTCTCGCTCATGGTGCAGATGGTGTGGACCTGCGTGCTCTGCCTCTCCGGCAGCTACGGCCAGTTGCTCGACTACATCATCTTCGCGGTGCTGGTCTTTTACATCCTGACCATCGCCGGCCTGTTCGTGCTGCGGCGCACGCATCCGCAGGCCGAGCGCCCGTACAAGGCCTTCGGTTACCCCTTGCTGCCGGGGGTTTATATCCTGATGGCCCTCTACATCGATTTAGTATTATTGCGCTTCAAACCCCAGTACACTTGGCCGGGCTTGATCATTGTGCTGCTCGGCATCCCGGTTTATTTTGTTTGGACCCGGTGGGCAGGGAAGGGGAGCGCGCCTGCCGCGGCGGACTGA
- a CDS encoding amino acid permease: protein MANLLATKPLDMLMAEAKDSGEHSLKRALGPINLVTLGIGAIIGAGIFVLTGQAAAQYAGPAIVLSYVLAGLGCAFAGLCYAEFASLIPIAGSAYTYGYATLGEIFAWIIGWDLILEYAFGAATVASGWSSTLVAFLQDYGINLPPQICDVPGAKWSMVDGRWGPDTTFTMDQLARATQHASTTFNLVAFLAIIAVTILLIVGIRESANFNTTVVFIKLIAVVTFIVVAGAFVIKHPEVAHPNWATFMPANAGRFGAFGWSGVLRAAGVVFFAYIGFDAVSTAAQEAKNPQKDMPVGILGSLLICTVLYLLVSGILTATVHYTRLNIGAPVSLAIRETGIKWGSYVVNAGALAGLSTVMLVMLLGQSRVFYSMAHDGLLWKWAGEVHPKFRTPWKSTAITGVCVATIGSLVPIGSLGQMVSIGTLMAFVIVCAGVWVMRVKRPDLKRPFKTPWVPFVPIMGIAISLAMMLGLNGITWLRLLIWLIIGMTIYFTYGARHSRVQAMKRGAPAGDQAPAQAD from the coding sequence ATGGCTAACCTGCTGGCAACCAAACCGTTGGACATGCTCATGGCCGAGGCCAAGGACTCGGGCGAACACAGTCTGAAACGCGCCCTGGGACCCATCAACCTGGTCACCCTGGGCATCGGCGCCATCATCGGTGCGGGCATCTTTGTGCTCACCGGCCAGGCCGCGGCGCAGTATGCCGGACCCGCCATCGTCCTCTCCTACGTGCTGGCGGGCCTGGGCTGCGCCTTCGCCGGCCTCTGCTATGCCGAGTTCGCCTCGCTCATCCCCATCGCCGGCTCCGCCTACACCTACGGCTACGCCACCCTGGGCGAGATCTTCGCCTGGATCATCGGCTGGGACCTGATCCTGGAATACGCCTTCGGCGCGGCCACCGTGGCCTCCGGCTGGAGTTCCACCCTGGTGGCCTTCCTCCAGGACTACGGCATCAACCTGCCGCCGCAGATCTGCGACGTCCCCGGCGCCAAGTGGTCCATGGTGGACGGCCGCTGGGGGCCGGACACCACCTTCACCATGGACCAGCTGGCCCGCGCCACCCAGCACGCCAGCACAACCTTCAACCTGGTCGCCTTCCTGGCCATCATCGCGGTGACCATCCTGCTCATCGTCGGCATCCGCGAATCGGCCAACTTCAACACCACCGTCGTCTTCATCAAGCTGATCGCGGTGGTGACCTTCATCGTGGTGGCCGGCGCCTTCGTCATCAAGCATCCCGAGGTCGCGCATCCCAACTGGGCCACTTTCATGCCGGCGAACGCTGGGCGCTTTGGAGCTTTCGGCTGGTCGGGAGTCTTGCGCGCTGCGGGAGTGGTCTTCTTCGCCTATATCGGCTTCGACGCCGTCTCCACCGCCGCGCAGGAAGCCAAGAACCCGCAGAAAGACATGCCCGTCGGCATCCTGGGCTCGCTGCTGATCTGCACCGTCCTGTACCTCCTGGTATCCGGCATCCTCACCGCGACCGTGCATTACACGCGCCTCAACATCGGCGCCCCGGTATCGCTGGCCATCCGCGAGACCGGCATCAAGTGGGGCAGCTATGTGGTCAACGCTGGGGCGCTGGCCGGGCTGAGCACGGTGATGCTGGTCATGCTGCTGGGCCAGTCGCGCGTCTTCTATTCCATGGCCCACGACGGCCTGCTGTGGAAGTGGGCGGGCGAGGTCCATCCCAAGTTCCGCACTCCCTGGAAGTCCACCGCCATCACCGGGGTGTGCGTGGCCACCATCGGTTCGCTGGTGCCCATCGGCTCGCTGGGGCAGATGGTCTCCATCGGGACATTGATGGCCTTCGTCATCGTCTGTGCCGGGGTGTGGGTGATGCGCGTCAAGCGCCCCGATCTGAAGCGGCCCTTCAAGACCCCCTGGGTGCCCTTCGTCCCCATCATGGGCATCGCCATCTCCCTGGCCATGATGCTGGGCCTGAACGGAATCACCTGGCTGCGCCTCCTGATCTGGCTGATCATCGGGATGACCATCTACTTCACCTACGGCGCCCGGCACAGCCGGGTACAGGCCATGAAGAGGGGCGCGCCCGCCGGTGACCAGGCCCCCGCCCAGGCCGACTAG